From a region of the Zingiber officinale cultivar Zhangliang chromosome 4B, Zo_v1.1, whole genome shotgun sequence genome:
- the LOC121977314 gene encoding protein PHLOEM PROTEIN 2-LIKE A2-like isoform X2, translated as MEGMDANHGDKAHHVDVDVQSGTETLVWEKHGAIHISTKAMSIAWASDNRFWESMDLPNDDFKEKYDFATAVELKQVSCLEVVGSVDLAKLAELSLSLSHEKTYEIVYHIKFKVDAFGWQNLPVTFALFTPDEQTRRSEVLESRRGHSNQWHEVHGNDFKGPKTTTGKLSFGMFETSNQKWKGGMILAGVTIRAKN; from the exons ATGGAAGGCATGGATGCTAACCATGGCGACAAAGCTCATCATGTCGATGTTGATGTTCAAAGT GGTACCgaaactttggtttgggaaaaacACGGTGCAATTCATATTTCAACCAAAGCCATGAGCATTGCTTGGGCGAGCGACAATAGGTTTTGGGAGTCGATGGATCTTCCCAACGACGACTTTAAAGAAAAATACGA CTTTGCCACGGCGGTCGAACTCAAACAAGTGAGCTGCCTAGAAGTGGTCGGGTCTGTGGACTTAGCCAAGCTAGCCGAGCTGAGCCTGAGCCTAAGTCATGAAAAGACTTACGAAATAGTTTATCACATCAAGTTCAAGGTTGATGCGTTCGGGTGGCAAAACCTCCCGGTCACGTTCGCTTTGTTCACCCCCGACGAGCAAACGCGTCGAAGCGAAGTGTTGGAATCGCGTAGGGGGCATAGCAACCAGTGGCACGAGGTACACGGCAACGATTTCAAAGGGCCTAAAACAACAACTGGAAAGCTCTCATTCGGCATGTTTGAAACTAGCAACCAGAAGTGGAAGGGGGGAATGATCCTTGCAGGAGTCACTATTAGGGCGAAGAATTGA
- the LOC121977314 gene encoding protein PHLOEM PROTEIN 2-LIKE A2-like isoform X1 — MEGMDANHGDKAHHVDVDVQSGTETLVWEKHGAIHISTKAMSIAWASDNRFWESMDLPNDDFKEKYEYKIFATAVELKQVSCLEVVGSVDLAKLAELSLSLSHEKTYEIVYHIKFKVDAFGWQNLPVTFALFTPDEQTRRSEVLESRRGHSNQWHEVHGNDFKGPKTTTGKLSFGMFETSNQKWKGGMILAGVTIRAKN; from the exons ATGGAAGGCATGGATGCTAACCATGGCGACAAAGCTCATCATGTCGATGTTGATGTTCAAAGT GGTACCgaaactttggtttgggaaaaacACGGTGCAATTCATATTTCAACCAAAGCCATGAGCATTGCTTGGGCGAGCGACAATAGGTTTTGGGAGTCGATGGATCTTCCCAACGACGACTTTAAAGAAAAATACGAGTACAAAAT CTTTGCCACGGCGGTCGAACTCAAACAAGTGAGCTGCCTAGAAGTGGTCGGGTCTGTGGACTTAGCCAAGCTAGCCGAGCTGAGCCTGAGCCTAAGTCATGAAAAGACTTACGAAATAGTTTATCACATCAAGTTCAAGGTTGATGCGTTCGGGTGGCAAAACCTCCCGGTCACGTTCGCTTTGTTCACCCCCGACGAGCAAACGCGTCGAAGCGAAGTGTTGGAATCGCGTAGGGGGCATAGCAACCAGTGGCACGAGGTACACGGCAACGATTTCAAAGGGCCTAAAACAACAACTGGAAAGCTCTCATTCGGCATGTTTGAAACTAGCAACCAGAAGTGGAAGGGGGGAATGATCCTTGCAGGAGTCACTATTAGGGCGAAGAATTGA